In Candidatus Caldatribacterium sp., the genomic window ACCCTGAGCCTCAAAAGCACTGGGAGCGTGACCATCACCATTTCCCGAGACCTTGAAGCGGTGAAGAATAGCATCCTCAGCTTCACGAATGCCTTAAACGATTTTCTGAAGTTCGTGAAAGAGAATACCGGGTACGATGCCGCTACAAAAACCGCAGGGGCGCTCCTTGGAGAGACCTCCCTTCTTCGGGTAACAGCAGAGCTCGAAAAGCTTTTGACTGCTCGAGTGACTTCTTCGGATTTCCAGAGCGTCATGGATATCGGTATTTCCGTTGACCGTTATGGGAACCTTGTGGTGGACGAGGGGAAACTCAGCCAGGCTCTGGAAACAAATCTCGAGGCGGTGCAGGAGCTTTTCTCTGGCTCTTCCGGCATTGCGAACTCGCTCAATGAGTACCTCAACTTCGTTACCGATCCCTACGAGGGAGTGATGTCGAGTACCCAGAAGCTCTACGAAAATGTCATAAAGGACCTTGATGAGCGCATCGCCATTATGGAAGAGCGCTTGGAGGCCCAGAAGGAGCGCTGGCTCAAACAGTTTACGGTTCTTGAGAGTTACCTTGGGACTATGCAAACGCAGAGCAACTGGCTCACTCAGCAGATTGCAAACTTGAGTAAGCTTACCACGAGAAGCTAAGGAGGAGAGAAAGTGATGAACGCGTACCTCACCATGGCCCGTCGGTTCTACGAGGAGAATGCGGTGAACACCGCCTCGCCACTTCGGCTTGTGGTTCTCCTCTACGAGGGGGCCATCAAGTTCTTTAAACTCGCAGAGCGGGCCTTCGGCGAAGGCGACGAGGTCCTTGCCCGGATGCATATGGCTCGGGCGGAGCGCATTGTTCTCGAGCTTTTGGGGAGCCTCAACGTCGAGGAAGGAGGAGAGATTGCCGAAAACCTCTTTGCCCTGTACCGGTTTATCCTGCGAGAGTGTGCCCGGACGAGTAAGGAGAACTATCAGGAAACCCTTTCTGGCATCGTCCGCATTCTCTCCGGCCTCCACAAGGCCTGGAAGGAACTTGAGAGCCGTGGACAGGGGACCTCTTGAGCTCCTTGAGGAGCTCCTTGCGGTTACACTCCGGATGCACGCTGCCGTTTTTTCGGGAGACCTTGAGAACCTCCCGGAATACCTCTCCTGCCGTCAGGAGCTTATTGACGCTCTGGGTCCTCTTCTTGAGGAAGGAAAGCTTGATGAAGCCAGGCGTCTTAGGGCTCTTGCCCTCCTTGGGGAAATCACAAAGAAAGACGAGGAAATCCGGTCTCGTCTTGAGGAAACCCTGAGGCGGGAGCTCTCCTCTCTCCGGGAAGGTTATGAAGCAGTGAAAGCTGCGAAGGCCTTTCGGAAGAGCATGGAACCCCCTTCTTCCCCCCGTTTTCTCGAAAAGGAAGGATAAGCAACTGAGGCCTCTATTTCCTGCTATAATATCTCCAAAGGTTCAGGGAGGTGGTTTCTTTGGCCCGGATTCTCCTTGTCAAGGTGGGGGATAGACCTAAGGTGGCCGTTCGGGTCCAGGAGGTTTTGACCCAGTACGGATGCAACATCAGGACGCGCCTTGGACTCCATGAATTTCCGTCAGAGTGCGAAGAACGGGATGAGGGCCTCATCGTCCTTGAAGTGGTGGGGGACGCCGGAGAGATTGAGAAACTCAAGGGGGCTCTCGAGGCCTTGGAAAGCGTCAAAGTGGTTTCGGTGGAACTGTAGGGATTTCTATGGAAGCGAAAGTCGACCTTTCAAAGTACCGTCTCCGGCCGGAGGACCTGCGCTGGACCTGTGACCCTTCGATTTTCCCCTTCGAGTGTACCGATGAGGTGGAGGAGCTCCAGGGGTTTGTGGGGCAGGACCGGGCCTTTGCGGCTATTGAGTTTGGGCTCCGCATGGACCGCCCGGGGTACAACCTCTTTGTTGTGGGTCCAAGTGGCACAGGAAGAGCCGCAGCGGTGCGGGCCTGCATCGAGCGCATCCTTGAGGAGAAGAAGAAAGCCGGTCTCCTTCCTCCGGTCACCGACTGGTGCTACGTCTTCAACTTCGATAATCCCGATAGGCCAAAGGTCCTCCGTTTCCCCCGGGGTGAGGGGCGGACGTTCGCGCGTCTTCTTGATAACCTCCTGAAGAGCCTGCGGGAAATCATTCCGAAAGCCTTTGCAAGCGACGAGTACAAGAACCAGCGCCAGATTCTCATCGATGAGCACCAGAAAAAACACCGCCAGATTCTCCAAGAGCTTGAGCGGGAGGCTTTGGCTGAAGGCTTTGCCTTTCGGATGACCTCCATGGGACCGATTCTTGTGCCTTTGTATGAAGGGAAACCCATGACCCAGGAGCAGTACCTTGCCCTCACGGACCTTGAGAAGGAGATTATCGAGAGCCGCCGCCAGAAACTTTTGAACCGCATCAACGAGGTCTTCGAGCGGATTCACCAGCTTGAGATGGAGCTCAAAAACCGTATTACTGAGCTCGATACCCGCATTGCCGATTTCACCATCACTCCGCTTTTTGCAGAGCTCTTCGACCGGTACGCGAATTCCCCGGAGGTCGTGGAGTTCCTGTCGGCTCTGAAGCAGTTCACCCTCTCGTACCTCCACATCTTTCGGGATTCCCAGGAAGCTCCAGCCCAGCCCCAGCACCTTCTCCCGTACCAGCGTCTCCAGGACCCTTTCTTGCCTTTCAAGGTGAATGTCTTTGTGGACAACTCCGCTACCGAAACCCCTCCGGTCATTCTTGAGACCCATCCGACGTGGACGAATCTCTTCGGCCGGATCGAGCGGCGCGCTTTCATGGGGACGTACTTCAGCGACCACACCATGCTCAAGGCAGGGTCTCTCCACCAGGCCAACGGCGGTTACGTCATCATGTACTTCCGGGACCTCATTGTAAATCCCGGGGTCTGGGAAGGGCTCAAAAGGGTCTTGAAGAACCGCGAGATCCGCATGGAGGACCCCTTTGAGCACTTTGGCCTCATCGCTCCGCAAGGGTTACGGCCTGATCCCCTTCCTTTTGACGCCAAAATCGTTCTCATCGGGGACGAATACGCGTACCGGATTCTCACCCTTTTTGATGAGGATTTCCGGGACCTCTTCAAGGTGAAGGTGGAGTTCGATTATGAGGTCAGAAAAAATGACGCCATCATCACCTCCTTTGCCTGCTTTGTAAAGAGGACCTGCCTTGAGGAGAAACTTTTGCCCTTTGACCGCAGCGGGGTGGCAAAACTCCTTGAGTACGCTGCCCGCATGGTCTCCCACAAGGAGAAGCTGAGTACGCGGTTTGGCTTCCTGCGGGACATCCTGCGGGAGGCTGACTTCTTCGCCCGGCAGGATGGGGAGAGCCGGGTCTACGACCGTCACGTGGTGAAAGCCGTTGAAGCCCGTCGGAAGCGCTTGAGCCTTCTTGCGGAGAAAATCGACGAGTTCATCAAAGAAGACGTTCTCCTCATCGATACCGAGGGGGCGGTTGTGGGCCAGGTCAACGGCCTTGCGGTGTACGACCTTGGGGATTTCAGCTTTGGCCGGCCGTCACGTATCACCGCCCGGACCTACCTTGGCCGGCAGGGTGTGGTGAACATCGAGCGGGAATCGCGCTTGAGCGGCCGCATTCACGACAAAGGTGTCCTCATCATGAGCGGGTACTTAGGGTACCGTTACGCTCAGGATAAGCCCCTCTCCATTGCGGCAAGCATTTGCTTTGAGCAGTCGTATGAAGGGGTTGAGGGGGATAGCGCCTCCCTTGCCGAGGCCTGTGCCATTCTCTCAGACCTTGCCGGGGTTCCTCTTCGCCAGGACATTGCCGTCACCGGGTCCATAAATCAGAAGGGGGAGGTCCAGGCTGTTGGGGGAGTGAACCAGAAAATCGAGGGCTTTTTCCGGGCCTGCAAGATGAAGGGTCTTACCGGTACCCAGGGAGTCATCATCCCGAAAAGCAACGTGCAGCACCTCATGCTTGACGAGGAAGTTGTGGAAGCGGTTCGGGAAGGGAAGTTCCATGTGTATGCGGTTTCTCATGTCGACGAGGCCATGGAGATTCTCACCGGAATGCCGGCCGGAGGAAGGAAAGAGGACGGAACGTTTGAGGAAGGAACGTTAAACGACCTCGTGGACCGGAAGCTCCGGAGAGCCCTCGAGTTCCTGCAGCGCTTTGAGGAAAAGCAAGAGGCAAAACCCAAAAAAGAAACCCAGGAAGAGGAGAATTCCGAAAAATCTGAGTAACCTATGTCTCTTCTTCTCAGCCGGGATGTTGCCGCAAGTATTCGGGATTCGAAACTCCTCAGAGACCTGAAGCTCGTCACCTTAGGTGTCTGCTTTGGCATTGTTTTCGTCAACGTCACCACCGGTGCTCCCATTGCCGGTTTCGCCCGTATTCTCGGGTTTGGGGACCTCCTCTACGCTGTTCTCCTTGCCCTTCCGGTTCTCGGCGGAGCGCTGCAGATTTTTGCTTCCTTTGTCCTTGAGAAGACCGGAAAGCGAAAGCTTGCTTTTCTTTTAGGGGGCTTTGCAAACCGCGTTCCCTGGCTCTTTGTGGCCCTTTTGCCCCTTTTGGTGGATAAGAGAGAAGCACTCCTTGGGCCGTTTGTGGGGCTTCTTTTTGTTACCGCAGTTGGAGGGGCATTTCTTGCAGTCAGCTTCATGTCCTGGGTGGCGGACCTTGTGCCCCTGGAGCTGCGGGGAAGGTTTTTTGGGCATCGGAGTTTGCTGGGAACTGTAGCATCTCTTGCAAGCGGCCTCTTCATCGGGTGGTTTCTCGACACTTTTCGGAGCATCACCGGCTTTTCCCTTGTCATTGCCCTGGCATCAGTCCTTGGGGTGCTCGACATTCTCTGTTTCCTTCGGGTCCAGGACCCTCCAATGGAGCGGGACGCAGAATTCCAGGGGAACGTTTTCCATTTCTTCCGGGAAGTTTTCGTACATCCTAACTTTTCCCGGTTCCTCGTCTTCACCGTTTTCTGGTACTTTGCCTTCAACGTTGCCTCGCCCTTTTTCAATCTCTACATGATTCGGGACCTCCACATGAGCTTTTTCCACATCGCCCTCTACGTTCAGGCGGTGGCGAACTTCACCACTCTTTTTTCCATCCGCCTTTTCGGACGCCTGACGGACCGGTTTGGCAACACTCCGGTAACCTTTCTTGCCACTTCAGTAGCCTCCTTTCTTCCCCTCCTCTGGTGCTTCACGAACGCAACCAACTGGCCCTTTGTCGTCCTCATCATTCAGATTCTTGCCGGAATTTTCTGGCCTGCCATTAACCTTACGGTGAATAACCTCGCGCTCAAGCTCTCTCCGGATCTCCACCGTTCCTTCTACATTGCGGTGCTCAATCTCTTCCTCGGGGTTTTTGGGAATGCCTTGGGGTACCTTGTGGGTGGGGCTCTCCTTGAGTACGTGGCACCGCACATCGTGCATGTAGCGGAGAGCTTCGGTGTCCGGTTTTCTCCGTACTACCTCGTCTTCATTCTCTCCACGGTCCTTCGAGCGGTGGCGACTTTCTTGCTTCTTCCAAAAGTCCACGAGGAAAAGGCCCTCTCGGTGCGGGAAGTGTGCGCTTTGGCCTCTAAAGTTTTGCGAAAGAATGCCGATTAAAATCTCAAGAAACCAAGAGGGGGGTAAAGGGTATGCGCAGGAGTCTCCAGGGAAAACTCATGGTTTGGTTTCTCGTTTTCTCGCTTATTCCTCTTACCTTCCTTGCGCTGTACGGGCTTTCTGCGTTTGAGCGGTCGCTCTCCCAGGCGTATGAGGGGCAGCTCCTTGCAATTGCCGATGCGGCAGCTTTCGGCATCAACCTCTGGATTGAGACAAAGTTCGCAAGCATCCAGGGGGTGGGAAAAGACCCGCAGGCGGAGTGGGGGTACTGGGTGGATTTGAACGGTATCGCCACAAGTGCCCTCGGGAAAGAAGCCGATCTGAGTAATGAGCCTGCTTTCAAGCAAGTCCTTGAAACGCAAAAGCCGGCCATCTCCCGGGTCTTCATTTCTCCGGATACGGGGAAACGGGTTGTGCACTTCCTTGTCCCAAAAACGGCAGGGGAAAAGCTCATCGGGGCGACGGGAAATCAGATTCCCATAGAGGACCTTGATAGGCTCATCGCAACCATCAAGATAGGGAAGACCGGCTACGGGTACCTCGTGGACCAAACCGGGACAATTGTCTCCCACCCAAACCTTGAGAAGGTCCTCAAAGAAAATGTCCTCTCGGGTTCTTCAGAAGCCCTCAATGCTTTTGGGAAAGAGATGTTTGAGAAAAAGCGTGGCATTGCCCACTATACGTACGAGGGGGTTGCAAGGGCGGCTGCCTTTGCCCCTGTTGGGACCACAGGATGGTACGTTGTTGCCACAGCTCCGGATGCAGAGATTTACGCTCCTATCTTTGCGATGCGTAATCTCATCATTTTAGTCATTGGGGTAGTAGCGGCAGTTGTGGGATTGCTTTCCCGATACATCTCTCGCCGCATTGCTTCAGGAGTACGAAAAGTCACGGACATTGTGGAGAGAGTGGCTCAGGGAGACCTCAGCGTGGATACGAGTGGAATTGAGGAAATCGGCAAGCGTGCACGGGATGAAATCGGTGTCCTTGCCCAGGCCTTTGTGGGGATGATTGGAAACCTCAGGGCCCTTGTGCGGGAAATCCTCCAGGGAGCTTCGTTCCTTTCTTCCTCGAGCAGTGAGCTTTTCGCCTCTGTTGAGGAGGTGGCCAAGGCAACCCAAGAGGTTGCAAGCACCATCGCCCAGGTTGCCCAGGGGTCGACCCGCCAGAGTGAAGAGCTCCAGAGCATTGCGGAGCGGGCCAATCGCGTCCGGGAACGGGCTGAAAACCTGCGCCAGGCTACGGAACAGAATGTGAGGCTTCTCCGGGAAATGGAAGAGCGTTTCCGGGAGAATTTCGAAGCCCTTGGACGTATTGCTTCGGGAATCCAGGCGGTGTCAGAGGCAGGAAGAAGAACCGAAGAAGAAGCCCGGCAGGGTCAGAAAATCCTTGCAGTCCTCCGGGAGAGCGTTCTTTCCCTTGCCCAGGTCTCGAAGGAAGTGGCTGAAAGCATCGAGACCCTTGAGAGTCGCTCTCAGGAAATCGGGAAAATTGTGGACCTCATCACCGGCATTGCCGAGCAGACGAATCTCTTAGCCCTCAATGCCGCGATAGAGGCGGCCCGGGCGGGAGAAGCAGGCCGTGGTTTTGCCGTTGTAGCGGAAGAAGTGCGCAAGCTCGCCGAGAGCTCTGCCCAGGCGGCAAAGCAGATTGCGGAGCTCATCCGGGAGATTCAAAACGACACCCGTAGGGCCGTAGAACGGATGGAGAGAGCCGAATCCCAGGTCATGGCTGGCGTTGCTGAAACGGATGAGGCGGTGAAGAGCTTCGGGAACATCCTTTCGGCGATGCAGGGAGTTCTTGCAGAGATGAGCTCTCTTGCCTCCTCCTTTGACGTTGCTCAGAAGGCACAAGAGGTGACGAAAAAGAGCGAAGAAGAAGTGCTTGCGCTTTCCCTTGATAACGCAAAGCTCATAGAGGATGTGGCACGGGATATCCAGGCGGTGTCCGAAAGTCTCTCCTCTATCGCAGCGGTGGCGGAAGAGAACGCTGCCTCGAGCGAAGAGGTTTCTGCTTCAACTGAAGAGCAGAGCGCCTCTTTGGAGGAGATTCGTTCTGCCGTTGAAGAGCTCAAGCGTCTTGCGGGGAATCTCGAGGAGCTCGTGCGGAGGTTCCGGCTCGAAGAAGGTTCTTGAAAGGTGGTGACGGCCCTGTGTTAAACCCAGGGTCAATCGTTCTTGGTGTGTTAACGCAAGGGCAAGGGAAAGAAGGCGGAATGAGAGCATTCGCGTCACCGGTTGCAGGTGTGGCGAAGCATTTCGAGTTTCAGGGAAATGAGACTGCTTCGGATACGAGAAGACGACCTCGCAGTGACCCCTTTTTCCCGGTCACTGCAAGGAGGAAAACGGCGAAGCAGTCTCCGACCCGGTAGAAGGAAGTTGCTTCATGAGCGGGACGGTGGGTTCGCAGTGACCTTCCCGCTTTGTCCTTGCGAGATTTTTCGGTCACCGTAAGTGCAGCGAAGTGGTCTGAGATGACGGCTCCAAGAGGTGGCCTTTCAGCGACNNNNNNNNNNCATGAGGTGTCCTTTCCCTGGGTCTTTTCGCCCTTGAAAAGGATGCGATGGATGTGGGCAGTATTTTTCCTGGGGGCCTTTCGGCGACAGGCAGGAAATTAAAAAAGTTCCCGGGAGGTCTTTCGCTTGAGAGAAATAGGGGTAAAATATGGGGGAGAAAAAGAGAGAAACATCATTACATAGAGGGAGGAAGTGCCATGCCGGTACATTACACGGAACTGGGCCTTGTGAATGCGAAGGAGCTGTTCCAGAAAGCCAACGAAGGTAAGTACGCCATCCCTGGGTTCAACTTCAACAACATGGAGCAGCTCCAGGCGATTATCATGGCCTGTGTGGAGTGCAACTCTCCGGTCATTCTCCAGATCTCCAAGGGTGCCCGGCGGTACGCAAACCAGACGCTTTTGCGGTACATGGTTCCCGGTGCGGTGCAGATGGCCCGGGAGATGGGGAGCAACATCCCCATTGTTCTCAACCTCGACCATGGAGATTCTTTTGAGCTCTGCAAGGCCTGCATCGATAACGGGTTCTCGAACGTCATGATTGACGGGTCGCATCTCCCTTACGAGGAGAATGTTGCTCTGACGAAAAAGGTCGTCGAGTACGCCCATGACCATGGGGTGACCGTTGAAGGAGAGCTTGGTGTTCTTGCAGGAATCGAGGAGCACGTGGTTGCCGAGAAGAGCCACTACACCCGCCCGGAAGAGGTTGAGGACTTTGTGGCCCGAACCGGGGTTGATAGCTTAGCCATCTCCATTGGTACGTCCCACGGGGCGTACAAGTTCAAGCTCAAGCCCGGCGAACCCTTCCCGGAGCTCCGGTTCGACATCCTTGAAGAGGTCCAGCGCCGTCTTCCCGGATTCCCCATCGTGCTCCACGGGGCGTCTTCGGTTCTCAAGGAGTACGTGGACATCATCAATAAGTACGGCGGAAAACTCGAGAATACCGCAGGGGTTCCCGAGGACCAGATTCGCCGGGCGATTCAGCTTGGGGTGCGGAAGGTGAACATCGACTCCGACGGGCGACTCGTCTTCACCGCCATGGTCCGCAAGTACCTTGCTGAGCACCCTGAGGAGTTCGACCCCCGCAAGTACCTTGGTCCTGCCCG contains:
- a CDS encoding MFS transporter, translating into MSLLLSRDVAASIRDSKLLRDLKLVTLGVCFGIVFVNVTTGAPIAGFARILGFGDLLYAVLLALPVLGGALQIFASFVLEKTGKRKLAFLLGGFANRVPWLFVALLPLLVDKREALLGPFVGLLFVTAVGGAFLAVSFMSWVADLVPLELRGRFFGHRSLLGTVASLASGLFIGWFLDTFRSITGFSLVIALASVLGVLDILCFLRVQDPPMERDAEFQGNVFHFFREVFVHPNFSRFLVFTVFWYFAFNVASPFFNLYMIRDLHMSFFHIALYVQAVANFTTLFSIRLFGRLTDRFGNTPVTFLATSVASFLPLLWCFTNATNWPFVVLIIQILAGIFWPAINLTVNNLALKLSPDLHRSFYIAVLNLFLGVFGNALGYLVGGALLEYVAPHIVHVAESFGVRFSPYYLVFILSTVLRAVATFLLLPKVHEEKALSVREVCALASKVLRKNAD
- a CDS encoding class II fructose-1,6-bisphosphate aldolase, with the translated sequence MPVHYTELGLVNAKELFQKANEGKYAIPGFNFNNMEQLQAIIMACVECNSPVILQISKGARRYANQTLLRYMVPGAVQMAREMGSNIPIVLNLDHGDSFELCKACIDNGFSNVMIDGSHLPYEENVALTKKVVEYAHDHGVTVEGELGVLAGIEEHVVAEKSHYTRPEEVEDFVARTGVDSLAISIGTSHGAYKFKLKPGEPFPELRFDILEEVQRRLPGFPIVLHGASSVLKEYVDIINKYGGKLENTAGVPEDQIRRAIQLGVRKVNIDSDGRLVFTAMVRKYLAEHPEEFDPRKYLGPAREELKKMYIEKCKLLGSAGKA
- a CDS encoding Cache 3/Cache 2 fusion domain-containing protein; translated protein: MRRSLQGKLMVWFLVFSLIPLTFLALYGLSAFERSLSQAYEGQLLAIADAAAFGINLWIETKFASIQGVGKDPQAEWGYWVDLNGIATSALGKEADLSNEPAFKQVLETQKPAISRVFISPDTGKRVVHFLVPKTAGEKLIGATGNQIPIEDLDRLIATIKIGKTGYGYLVDQTGTIVSHPNLEKVLKENVLSGSSEALNAFGKEMFEKKRGIAHYTYEGVARAAAFAPVGTTGWYVVATAPDAEIYAPIFAMRNLIILVIGVVAAVVGLLSRYISRRIASGVRKVTDIVERVAQGDLSVDTSGIEEIGKRARDEIGVLAQAFVGMIGNLRALVREILQGASFLSSSSSELFASVEEVAKATQEVASTIAQVAQGSTRQSEELQSIAERANRVRERAENLRQATEQNVRLLREMEERFRENFEALGRIASGIQAVSEAGRRTEEEARQGQKILAVLRESVLSLAQVSKEVAESIETLESRSQEIGKIVDLITGIAEQTNLLALNAAIEAARAGEAGRGFAVVAEEVRKLAESSAQAAKQIAELIREIQNDTRRAVERMERAESQVMAGVAETDEAVKSFGNILSAMQGVLAEMSSLASSFDVAQKAQEVTKKSEEEVLALSLDNAKLIEDVARDIQAVSESLSSIAAVAEENAASSEEVSASTEEQSASLEEIRSAVEELKRLAGNLEELVRRFRLEEGS
- a CDS encoding AAA family ATPase; the encoded protein is MEAKVDLSKYRLRPEDLRWTCDPSIFPFECTDEVEELQGFVGQDRAFAAIEFGLRMDRPGYNLFVVGPSGTGRAAAVRACIERILEEKKKAGLLPPVTDWCYVFNFDNPDRPKVLRFPRGEGRTFARLLDNLLKSLREIIPKAFASDEYKNQRQILIDEHQKKHRQILQELEREALAEGFAFRMTSMGPILVPLYEGKPMTQEQYLALTDLEKEIIESRRQKLLNRINEVFERIHQLEMELKNRITELDTRIADFTITPLFAELFDRYANSPEVVEFLSALKQFTLSYLHIFRDSQEAPAQPQHLLPYQRLQDPFLPFKVNVFVDNSATETPPVILETHPTWTNLFGRIERRAFMGTYFSDHTMLKAGSLHQANGGYVIMYFRDLIVNPGVWEGLKRVLKNREIRMEDPFEHFGLIAPQGLRPDPLPFDAKIVLIGDEYAYRILTLFDEDFRDLFKVKVEFDYEVRKNDAIITSFACFVKRTCLEEKLLPFDRSGVAKLLEYAARMVSHKEKLSTRFGFLRDILREADFFARQDGESRVYDRHVVKAVEARRKRLSLLAEKIDEFIKEDVLLIDTEGAVVGQVNGLAVYDLGDFSFGRPSRITARTYLGRQGVVNIERESRLSGRIHDKGVLIMSGYLGYRYAQDKPLSIAASICFEQSYEGVEGDSASLAEACAILSDLAGVPLRQDIAVTGSINQKGEVQAVGGVNQKIEGFFRACKMKGLTGTQGVIIPKSNVQHLMLDEEVVEAVREGKFHVYAVSHVDEAMEILTGMPAGGRKEDGTFEEGTLNDLVDRKLRRALEFLQRFEEKQEAKPKKETQEEENSEKSE
- the fliS gene encoding flagellar export chaperone FliS — encoded protein: MARRFYEENAVNTASPLRLVVLLYEGAIKFFKLAERAFGEGDEVLARMHMARAERIVLELLGSLNVEEGGEIAENLFALYRFILRECARTSKENYQETLSGIVRILSGLHKAWKELESRGQGTS